The Rhizobium leguminosarum genome includes a window with the following:
- a CDS encoding IS30 family transposase: MKRTYSQIDMDERRKIARWRTAGISVDVIAEKLHRHRSTIFRELRRNTFEDGEMPDLNGYYCVMANDMARERRAKLRKLARFSQLRQSVIERIMHGWSPQQIAGRLQLERHPISVSHETIYKFAYSSDGHAIKLWRHLPEHRARRRPRHARRRHGRRFTPDVNILYRPDAVAERKQFGHWECDLIQFRKKFGKANVTSLVERVSRFAVLLRNNDRQSRPVMDGLIQVLQSLPHLARRSIPFDRGTEFTDWPYLQASIGAQTWFCDPQSPWQKGTVENTNRRARKWLSREVDPLSLSDRDLTEICNHLNATPRKCLGYKTPAEVFRQKLLAQIRRTR; encoded by the coding sequence ATGAAGCGCACCTACTCCCAGATCGATATGGACGAACGCCGCAAGATTGCTCGCTGGCGTACGGCTGGGATCAGCGTTGACGTGATCGCCGAGAAGCTGCACCGACATCGCTCAACGATTTTCCGTGAGCTGCGCCGCAATACGTTCGAGGATGGTGAGATGCCCGACCTCAACGGTTACTACTGCGTGATGGCCAATGACATGGCGCGAGAACGGCGTGCCAAGCTGCGCAAACTTGCCCGGTTCTCGCAGCTGCGCCAATCGGTGATCGAGCGCATCATGCATGGCTGGTCGCCACAACAGATCGCTGGCCGATTGCAGCTTGAGCGCCATCCGATCTCCGTCAGCCATGAGACGATCTATAAGTTCGCCTATTCCTCGGACGGTCATGCGATCAAGCTGTGGAGACATCTGCCGGAGCATCGTGCCAGACGCCGGCCGCGCCATGCCAGGCGCCGCCATGGCAGGCGTTTCACCCCGGATGTCAACATTCTCTACCGGCCAGACGCCGTCGCCGAGCGCAAACAGTTCGGGCATTGGGAATGCGATCTCATCCAGTTTCGCAAGAAGTTCGGAAAGGCCAACGTGACGTCGCTGGTCGAACGGGTCAGCCGATTTGCCGTCTTGCTGCGCAACAACGACCGGCAATCGAGGCCGGTGATGGACGGCCTGATCCAGGTGCTACAATCCCTGCCCCACCTCGCCCGTCGCTCGATCCCCTTCGATCGTGGCACGGAGTTCACCGACTGGCCTTACCTGCAGGCCAGCATCGGAGCGCAGACATGGTTTTGCGATCCGCAATCCCCGTGGCAGAAGGGCACCGTCGAGAACACCAATAGACGGGCCAGGAAATGGCTCTCGAGAGAGGTGGATCCACTGTCTCTCAGCGACCGCGATCTCACCGAGATCTGCAATCACCTGAACGCGACACCACGCAAATGTCTCGGCTACAAAACACCCGCCGAAGTCTTCCGTCAGAAACTCCTCGCGCAAATCCGGCGTACCCGTTAG
- a CDS encoding Glu/Leu/Phe/Val family dehydrogenase — MATLFDNTLKRLIEAAEHRDLDPGFLEKLKNALEMTQARLSIRMDDGSTKCFLAFRCRYDDSLGPTKGGIRFHQQVNADEVMALALMMTSKCAVMDLPFGGGKGGVKVDPRGLSNTEQERLSRAYVRAFAGVIGPDRDIPAPDVGTNEKTMAWMMDEYSTIVGKRTPAVITGKPVMLGGSLGRDDATARGAYNIIQHKARTLGLKPGDRVAIQGFGNAGMHTAQLMAADGYKIVAVSDSKGAVHAPAGFDIGELLDAKRRGGSVTSMAGSAGVSEIPGDALVAVECEVLALAALENMVHKGNAGSIKASVIVELANGPITPEADEILEAMSVVILPDILANAGGVTVSYFEWLQNRQGDRWTLDQVHARLKTAMEKEAEAVWAYAREKNITLRTAAYVLALSRIAEAMEALGTDKFFKA; from the coding sequence ATGGCCACCCTTTTTGACAATACCCTAAAGCGCCTCATTGAAGCAGCCGAGCACCGGGATCTTGATCCAGGTTTTCTCGAAAAGCTGAAAAACGCTCTCGAGATGACGCAGGCGCGTCTGTCGATCCGCATGGACGACGGCTCGACCAAGTGCTTTTTGGCCTTCCGCTGCCGTTATGACGATAGCCTCGGTCCAACGAAGGGCGGCATTCGCTTTCACCAGCAAGTGAACGCCGATGAAGTGATGGCGCTTGCACTAATGATGACCTCGAAGTGTGCCGTGATGGACCTGCCATTTGGCGGCGGAAAGGGCGGCGTGAAGGTGGATCCTCGCGGCCTCTCCAACACGGAACAGGAACGCCTCTCCCGCGCCTACGTCCGGGCTTTCGCCGGGGTCATTGGTCCAGATCGGGACATTCCAGCCCCTGATGTCGGCACCAATGAAAAGACCATGGCGTGGATGATGGACGAATACAGCACCATTGTCGGCAAGAGGACGCCAGCGGTGATTACCGGCAAACCCGTCATGCTTGGCGGCTCGCTCGGGCGCGACGATGCGACGGCACGCGGAGCCTATAACATCATACAACATAAAGCCCGCACTCTCGGATTGAAGCCTGGGGATCGGGTGGCGATCCAGGGCTTTGGCAACGCCGGCATGCACACGGCGCAGTTGATGGCTGCTGACGGATACAAGATCGTGGCGGTCTCGGACTCTAAGGGTGCGGTCCATGCCCCGGCTGGTTTCGACATCGGCGAACTGCTTGACGCCAAGCGTCGCGGCGGAAGTGTCACCAGCATGGCAGGTTCGGCTGGGGTATCCGAGATTCCTGGCGACGCGCTCGTGGCGGTCGAATGTGAGGTCCTCGCCTTGGCAGCCCTGGAGAATATGGTTCACAAGGGCAACGCGGGAAGCATAAAGGCCTCGGTTATTGTCGAACTCGCCAATGGCCCGATCACCCCGGAGGCCGACGAGATCCTCGAGGCCATGAGCGTCGTAATTCTACCGGATATCCTCGCGAACGCTGGTGGCGTTACGGTTTCTTACTTCGAATGGCTCCAGAACCGCCAGGGCGATCGATGGACCCTCGACCAGGTGCATGCGCGGCTGAAGACGGCAATGGAAAAGGAAGCCGAGGCCGTTTGGGCATATGCGCGAGAGAAGAACATCACCCTGCGCACTGCCGCCTACGTTCTTGCGCTCTCTCGGATTGCCGAAGCTATGGAGGCCCTCGGAACGGACAAGTTTTTTAAGGCTTGA
- a CDS encoding ABC transporter ATP-binding protein, with protein MFGWFEQRLNPFPSEDPVAPPKGLFAFCWHYSKPAAPWLGLMAVLTALIAIGEVALFQFLGDIVGWLTNAGRATFLEREGHKLFWMAALVLVGLPLTAGLESFIMHQMMLGNYQMSARWQMHRFLLRHSMSFFANEAAGCVGTKVMQTSIAVRETVIRILDVFVYVVTYFLTMIVVIAAADWRLMIPILVWLAVYISIVAYFVPRLRKIAAAQADARSMMTGRVVDSYTNIATVKLFSHAGREEVYAKESMDEFLQIVHKQLRKVALFHICVYLNNCVALFVISGQSIWFWLSGAISVSAIAIAIGLAMRFNFMSQWIMREVTALFENIGTVYDGMEMMSKQHDIVDKPDAPTLTAKKGAIHYDRIRFHYGKSKGVIDNLSLDIKAGEKVGLVGRSGAGKTTLMNLLLRFYDLEDGRITIDGQDIAGVSQESLRSLIGVVTQDTSLLHRSIRDNIAYGRPEATDDEVIEAAKRANAWEFIEGLVDMQGRAGLDAQVGERGVKLSGGQRQRVAIARVFLKDAPILVLDEATSALDSEVEAAIQKNLFTLMEGKTVIAIAHRLSTLTEMDRLIVLDKGRIIEAGSHGELIEAGGIYADLWNRQSGGSLSNHAEESEMAAE; from the coding sequence ATGTTTGGCTGGTTCGAACAGCGACTCAATCCCTTTCCCAGCGAGGACCCTGTCGCCCCGCCGAAAGGTCTCTTTGCCTTTTGCTGGCATTACAGCAAGCCGGCTGCGCCCTGGCTCGGCCTGATGGCCGTGCTGACCGCGCTGATCGCTATCGGCGAAGTGGCGCTCTTCCAGTTCCTCGGCGACATCGTCGGCTGGCTGACCAATGCCGGCCGCGCCACATTCCTGGAGAGAGAAGGTCACAAGCTTTTCTGGATGGCGGCGCTGGTGCTGGTCGGCCTGCCGCTGACGGCTGGGCTCGAGTCTTTCATCATGCATCAGATGATGCTCGGCAATTATCAGATGAGCGCACGCTGGCAGATGCACCGCTTCCTGCTGCGCCACAGCATGTCGTTCTTCGCCAACGAGGCGGCCGGGTGCGTCGGGACCAAGGTGATGCAGACCTCGATTGCGGTACGCGAAACGGTGATCAGGATCCTCGATGTCTTCGTCTATGTCGTGACCTACTTCCTGACGATGATCGTCGTGATTGCGGCAGCCGACTGGCGGCTGATGATCCCGATCCTCGTCTGGCTGGCCGTCTATATCAGCATCGTTGCCTATTTCGTGCCGCGGCTTCGCAAGATCGCGGCGGCGCAGGCGGATGCGCGCTCAATGATGACGGGACGTGTGGTCGACAGCTATACGAATATCGCGACGGTTAAGCTGTTTTCGCATGCGGGCCGCGAGGAGGTCTACGCCAAGGAAAGCATGGACGAGTTCCTGCAGATTGTGCACAAGCAGTTGCGCAAGGTGGCGCTCTTCCACATCTGCGTCTACCTGAACAACTGTGTTGCGCTCTTCGTCATCTCGGGCCAGTCGATCTGGTTCTGGCTGAGCGGAGCGATCTCGGTCAGCGCCATCGCCATCGCTATCGGTCTTGCCATGCGCTTCAACTTCATGTCGCAATGGATCATGCGGGAAGTCACGGCGCTGTTCGAGAATATCGGTACGGTCTATGACGGCATGGAGATGATGAGCAAACAGCACGACATCGTCGACAAGCCGGACGCACCCACCCTGACGGCGAAGAAGGGCGCGATCCACTACGACCGCATCCGCTTCCACTACGGCAAGAGCAAGGGCGTCATCGACAACCTGTCGCTCGACATCAAGGCAGGCGAGAAGGTCGGTCTGGTCGGGCGCTCCGGTGCCGGCAAGACGACGCTGATGAACCTGCTGCTGCGCTTTTATGATCTTGAGGATGGCCGCATCACCATCGACGGGCAGGATATCGCCGGTGTCTCGCAGGAAAGCCTGCGTTCGCTGATCGGCGTGGTGACGCAGGACACCTCGCTGCTGCATCGCTCGATCCGCGACAACATCGCCTATGGTCGTCCTGAAGCAACGGACGACGAGGTGATCGAGGCCGCCAAACGCGCCAATGCCTGGGAGTTCATCGAAGGCCTCGTCGACATGCAGGGCCGCGCGGGGCTCGACGCACAGGTCGGCGAACGCGGCGTCAAGTTGTCCGGTGGTCAGCGGCAGCGCGTCGCGATCGCCCGCGTCTTCCTGAAGGACGCGCCGATCCTGGTGCTCGACGAGGCAACCTCGGCGCTCGATTCGGAAGTCGAGGCGGCGATCCAGAAAAACCTCTTCACCCTGATGGAAGGCAAGACGGTGATCGCCATCGCCCACCGGCTTTCGACGCTGACGGAGATGGACCGGCTGATCGTACTCGACAAGGGCCGGATCATCGAGGCCGGCTCACACGGCGAGTTGATCGAGGCTGGCGGTATCTATGCCGACCTCTGGAACCGCCAGTCCGGCGGCTCCCTCTCCAATCACGCCGAGGAATCGGA